Proteins from a genomic interval of Ferrovibrio terrae:
- a CDS encoding tyrosine recombinase XerC, with protein sequence MARPSAEVKDNSDAAARLPFFLAAEDVKAAAEAWYLWLAKEKRYSRHTLRGYGQDLSGYFSFLSEHLGEPAGMADLQALRLADFRAYLSHRRNDGVGATSLARNLSAIRSFFRRLQKDGRIDNAAANLVRTPKRPHSLPKPLAVQAAQQVIDTVDESDTLPWLQARDAAILTLLWGAGLRLGEALGLNGNDLPKGDSLTVTGKGNKQRLVPILPVVREAIATYAKLCPYPIATGTPLFYGARGKRLDPAIVQKSMRHARRLLNLPETATPHALRHSFATHLLAGGGDLRTIQELLGHASLATTQRYTEVDAEALLRVYDSAHPRARAT encoded by the coding sequence ATGGCTCGACCTTCCGCCGAAGTAAAAGACAACTCAGACGCGGCGGCACGCCTGCCGTTCTTCCTCGCCGCCGAGGATGTGAAGGCCGCCGCCGAAGCCTGGTATCTCTGGCTTGCCAAGGAAAAACGCTACTCGCGCCACACCCTGCGCGGCTACGGGCAGGATCTTTCCGGCTATTTCTCATTCCTGAGCGAGCATCTCGGCGAACCGGCCGGCATGGCCGACCTGCAGGCGCTGCGGCTCGCCGATTTCCGTGCGTATTTAAGCCATCGCCGCAACGATGGCGTCGGCGCGACGTCGCTGGCGCGCAACCTGAGCGCCATCCGCAGTTTTTTCCGTCGCCTGCAGAAGGACGGTCGCATCGACAATGCCGCCGCCAATCTGGTGCGCACGCCGAAGCGGCCACACAGCTTGCCCAAGCCACTGGCGGTGCAGGCCGCGCAGCAGGTGATCGACACGGTGGACGAGAGCGACACGCTGCCCTGGCTGCAGGCGCGCGACGCCGCCATTCTGACTTTGCTCTGGGGTGCCGGTTTGCGACTGGGCGAAGCGCTCGGCCTCAATGGCAATGACCTGCCGAAAGGCGACAGCCTGACGGTAACGGGCAAGGGCAACAAGCAGCGACTGGTGCCGATCCTGCCTGTCGTGCGCGAGGCCATCGCGACTTATGCGAAACTCTGCCCCTATCCGATCGCGACCGGCACGCCGCTATTTTACGGCGCGCGCGGCAAGCGGCTCGACCCTGCCATCGTGCAAAAATCCATGCGCCATGCGCGGCGTCTGCTGAACCTGCCGGAAACCGCCACGCCGCATGCCCTGCGGCATTCTTTCGCCACGCATCTGCTGGCCGGCGGCGGCGACCTGCGCACCATCCAGGAACTGCTGGGTCATGCCTCGCTGGCTACGACCCAGCGCTATACCGAGGTGGATGCCGAGGCGCTGCTCCGGGTCTACGACAGCGCCCACCCCAGGGCACGGGCGACCTGA
- a CDS encoding DUF3750 domain-containing protein, giving the protein MTFRTRSLIRNLLLAVGALIALPLMASGASIATAERKHWSTSRWDSAGLAPDPVTVKDAVIQVYAARVWGWRGAFAVHTWIVVKPAGAPSYTRYEVVGWGGAPVRISNRTPDGYWAGNAPELLHDLRGPTAAAAIPLLISAAERYPGREGYVMWPGPNSNSFVAYLAREVPELGLELPPTAVGKDWLGATTVFAPAPSGTGYQINLFGLAGVTAAAREGLELNLLGLTIGVDLLRPALKLPGIGRIGLPTTSAVAETKSPISNQ; this is encoded by the coding sequence ATGACATTCCGCACCCGCTCCCTGATCCGCAATCTCCTGCTCGCTGTCGGCGCGCTGATCGCACTGCCGCTGATGGCCAGCGGCGCCTCCATCGCCACGGCCGAGCGCAAGCACTGGTCGACCTCGCGCTGGGACAGTGCCGGGCTGGCGCCCGATCCGGTCACCGTCAAAGACGCGGTCATCCAGGTCTATGCCGCCCGCGTCTGGGGCTGGCGCGGCGCGTTTGCCGTCCATACCTGGATCGTGGTCAAACCGGCCGGCGCACCCTCCTACACCCGCTATGAGGTGGTCGGCTGGGGCGGCGCCCCGGTGCGGATCAGCAACCGCACGCCCGACGGCTACTGGGCCGGCAATGCGCCCGAACTTCTGCATGACCTGCGCGGGCCGACCGCCGCCGCCGCCATCCCGCTGCTGATCTCGGCCGCCGAACGCTATCCCGGCCGCGAAGGCTATGTGATGTGGCCCGGGCCCAACTCGAACAGTTTCGTGGCCTATCTGGCCCGCGAGGTGCCCGAACTGGGCCTCGAACTGCCGCCCACCGCGGTCGGCAAGGACTGGCTGGGCGCCACGACCGTGTTTGCCCCAGCCCCCAGCGGCACCGGCTACCAGATCAACCTGTTCGGCCTGGCCGGGGTGACGGCCGCGGCCCGCGAGGGGCTGGAGCTCAACCTGCTGGGCCTGACCATCGGCGTCGACCTGCTCCGCCCCGCGCTCAAGCTGCCCGGCATCGGCCGCATCGGCCTGCCGACCACCTCGGCGGTCGCCGAGACCAAATCCCCCATAAGTAACCAGTAG